The Streptomyces sp. GSL17-111 region GTCGGTCGCGGGGCCGGGAGGCACCCGCGCCGGCCGTGAACGCGTCGGCGAGGAAGTCCAGGACCTGGGTGCGGTACTCCTGCCGGTCGAACCGGATCGCGTTCATGTGCATCGCCGTCGGGGCGACCCACAGGTGCGCGCCGGGCAGCGTGCGGGCGACCTTGCCGACCTGCGCCGCGCTGACGACGGGGTCCTCGGCCCCGGCGACGAACATCAGCCGGGTCGGCACCCCGGTCATGTCCGGGGGCCAGTTCCTGACCGCGAGCATGTGGAAGGCGAGCGTCCGGAACACCCGCCGGTAGGCGGTGAACGCGGCCCGGCGCCGCAGGTGCTCCGGCAGGCCGCCCCGGCGCAGGTCCGCGAAGCCCGCGAGGCCCGCCGGAATGTCGTGCATCGGCCCGCTGTCGCAGATGACGGCGCTCAGGGCGGGGGCGTCCGGCACGCTGAGCACCTGGAGGGAGGGCCAGGCCGAGAAGGAGAAGCCGAGCACCGCCAGCCCGCCACCGCCGACCTCGGGGTCGGCGGCCACCTCGCGCAGCACGTCGCGCAGGTCGCTGGTGTAGCGCCGGGCCATGCGGCTGAACCGCCGGTCCCCGCCGCTCTCGCCGTGGTTGCGCATGTCGTAGGCCACCACGTGGTAGCCGGCCCGGTGCAGCATCTCGATGTGGCTGAGCGTGCTGGACCTGGACCGCTCCACACCGTGGCAGATCACCACGGTGTGCGGCCCGTCCCCGGGGATGACCCACGCTTCGAGGGTGAGGCGGTCCAGAGTGGTGGTGACCCGCATGCGCCGCATGGGCAGCCCCTTGTTCTCGGGGGTACGCCCGACCCGGCTCTGCGGGGGGTGGTACAGCTCGTAGGCGTGGCGCGCCCCGTGCAGCGCTCCGCGCAGCGCCGCCACGGGTGCCGTCAGCACCCGGAACAGGGCGCCCGGGGCCCCGGTGGCACGCTCGGCGTGCTGGGCTTCCGTGTCGTCCATCAGGCGGTGAGCACTTCCCCACCGTCAACGCCGATGACGTTGCCCGTGATCCAGGAGGACTCGGTCCGCGAGAGGAGGAGCACCGCCTCGCCGACGTCCTCGGGCCGGGTGAGGCGCCCGTGCGGGTTGGTCCGCGTGGCGCGCTCCACCAGCTCCTCGTGTTCGGGGATGCGCTCCAGCGAGGGGGTGACCGTCACTCCGGCCCGCAGGGCGTTCACCGCGACGCCGCTGGGCGCGAGTTCCATCGCGAGCTGCCGGACGTGCGACTCCAGCGCGCACTTGGCGGCGGAGACGGCGCCGTAGTTCGGCGAGACCTTGAGGTCGCCGGCGCTCGTCATCGCGTAGATCTTGGCGCCCTGGCGCAGCAGGCCGGCCGCGTACAGGTCCTGGGTCCAGTAGACGAGGGAGTGGGCCATCACGTCCAGCGTCATGTTCATCTGACGCTCCGAGACCCCGGGCGTCCCCTCCTCGGGGACGAAGGGCACGAGCGTGCCGAACGCCAGGGAGTGGACGAGGACGCGGATACCGCGCTCACCCGTCAGCTCGCGAAAGGCGGGCACCAGTTCGGCGCGGGTGGCGGACCGTGCGGCGTTGGCGTTGTGGAAGTGCGCCTGGACCCCGAGGGAGCGCAACTCCTCGACCGCCACCTCCGCCTTCTCCTGGCCGCTGGCCGTGTCGAAGTGGACGCCGAGGATGTTCACCCCCTCGTGCGCGAGCCGTCGTGCCACCGCCAGGCCCATACCGCTGGAGACGCCCAGGACGAGCGCCCAGGAACCGTCGAGAGGTGTTTCCATGCTGTTCTCCTATGCCTCGTCCCGCGGCGTGGCCGGGGCTGCGTCGGTACGGTCGGGGGGTATGACCCAGCAGAGGGCGACGTTGCCCTGGGCCGCCGCCGTGACGACGGCCGTGGGGCCGTCGGCCCCGGAGCCCAGCAGCCCCGCGATCTGCAGGAGCGGTTCCAGCGACCCGGCTCCCGCCGGGACGCGGCGCACGTCGGTCCCCAGGGCACCGACGACCGCTTCCGAGACCGGCGAGTCGTCGACGACGGCGACGACCGTCGCGTCGCGGAGCGCGAGCCCTCCGGGGCCCTCGCCGAGCAGCCGCTCGGCCCGTTCCCGGGCCTCGGGGGCGGGCGTCCCCGGCGGCAGGTAGCCCGAGCGCACCACGAGGTGGCCGAGGACGTCGCTCCCGCGTGCGGCCGCCTCCCGGGCGGGTTCCAGCACCAGGGCGACGGCACCCGCCTCGGAGTCGCGGGCGGCCGGGTCGAGGGGGGCGAGCGCCTCCTCGGTCGCGCCCGCCAGCAGCCAGTCCGCCCGGCCCAGCGTCACCGACCGGAGCCCGGTCTGGATCGCCTCCAGCCCGGCGACCCGGGGGCTGGTGAGCGTCAGGTTGAAGCCCTGGAGGCCGTGTTCCATGGCCATCCGGCTGCCGAAGAGGTTGATCGAGAAGAACGGTGCCGTCGCCGGGCTCAGGTCGGTGGCGCTGGTGGTGGTGATCGTCGTGTCCATCGCCGCGTGCAGCGCCTCGGCGGCGCTGTTGGTCCCCACGGCGGCCCCCCGGCTCTCCGGGGGTACGTGGTCGAGGCCGCCGCCCGCCTCCAGCGCGCGGTTGGACGCGGCCAGGAAGTACTGCGCGGCGGTCGGCAGGTACTTGTAGCCCCGGCGCCCGAGGTGGGTGCGGTGGTCGAACCAGCCCTCCGGGGAGGCGGTCCGCTCCCGAGCGGCGGCGGAACCGTCGAAGCCGCGCGGGCTCACGACGCCGATGCCGGTCACGGCCACACGGGTGGCGTCAAGGGCGGTCATGCGCCGGCCTCCTGCATCACGAGAGAGACGTTGTTGCCGCCGAACGCGTAGGCGTTGACCATGACGGCCGACGTGGCCAGTGCGGTCGCCTCCTCCGGGAGGCTGACCCGGCACTCGGGGTCGGGATCGGTCCGCGGAACGTTCGGCGGAACCGTTCCGTTGCGCACGATCAGCGCGGCCGACAGGGCCGCCAGCGCTCCCGCCGCGCCGCCCGTGTGGCCGATCAGCGACTTGAGGCTGTACAGGGGCCGCTCCTCGGCGGCCGTCCCGAGCAGCCCGGCCAGCGCCCGGCTCTCCACGGTGTCGTTGATGAGCGTGCCGGTGCCGTGCGGCACCACGCACCCCAGCTCGGCGGGGCCGATGCCCGCCTCGGTGAGTGCGTGGCGCATCGCCCGGGTGATCTGCACGCCCTCCGGCTCGATGGCCGTCGTGTGGTGCGCGTCGCAGCTCCAGCCGGCTCCGGCCAGCCGCGCGTACACCGTGGCGGCGGACCGCTTCCGGGCGTGCGCGGCGGACTCCAGGACGAGCGCCGCGGCGCCCTCCCCGAAGACCGTCCCCGCACGCTTGGCGTCGAACGGCCGGCAGGTGTCCGGGTCGACGGCGCCCAGCCGGTTGAAGCATCCGAGGGCCACCCGGGAGTACGCCTCGGCGCCACCGGCGATCACGACGTCCGCCTCCCCGGAGCGGATCAGGTCCGCCCCGAGGGACAGGGCGAAGCCGCTCGCCGCGCAGGCGTTGCTGACGCTCGTGTTCGGCCCCGCGGCGCCGACCAGCTCGCCGACGGCGGAGGCGACGCTGAACGTGGCGTTCCAGCGGTCCTGCTCCGGGTGTCCGTCGGTCCGCCACTGCTCGTGCAGCCCGGCGTCACCCATCCCGGTCCCGATGACCACGGCGGTCCGCCACGGGTCGTTGCCCGTCAGCCCCGCGTCGGCCATGGCCTGCCGCGTGACGTCGAGCGCGAACCGCGACGCGAGCCCCAGCGGCTGCCCGTCCAACGCCTCCACCGGAGCGGGGACGTCGGCGTCGGGCACCGCGTACATGTGCGGGATGTCCATGTGCGCGTGGGGGTCGGTGACCTTCCGCGGCGCGCTGACGGCCCGGTTCATGCCGTCCCAGAAGGCGTTCAGGCCCGATCCCAGACATGAGATGACGCCCAGTCCGGTGATGAGTACGTCGTCCATTCGTCTCTCCAGGTGCCGTTCGACGTCCGCGGAACTCCCTCGCTCAGCTCTGGGCCGGTCCGCCCTTGAAGGCGTTCACGACGCGCTCGTCGAAGTTGACCAGCGACCAGTCCTTGCGGTTCTCGATCACCGCGTAGCCGTGGGTGATCCGGCCCGTCTCGGTCTGCACCAGCCGACCGTCGCGGACGACGTAGCAGTCCATGCGGGAGGTGTAGGTGAAGTCCTTGAACACCTCTTCCACGGTGTAGACGGTGTAGAGGTCCTCCTCCATCAGGGCCTCGTCGAGGATCTGCACCCGCGAGTGCGGGACGACGGGGATCCACCGCCGGTCGTCGAGGAGCGTCTTGATGGAGATGCCGCGGTCGGCGAGGAACAGGTCGACGACCTCCTCCATCTGCCGCAGGTAGCCCGACATCTGCAGGCGCTCCGTGAAGTGGCAGTAGGGGTAGGGGATGCGCCACTTCCACCCGAACGCGTTCTCGCCCTGGGTGAGCTGGGCGAGGACCGGGTCGTCGGAGACGGTGGTGCCACGGCCCTGGGCCAGGGACGTGTTGTCCGCCGGGGTGACGGACACGCTCGGGGCGTCGGCGGTCTCCAGGTGGGCGCCGAGCCGGGGCACGACGAAGCGGCCCAGGAGCGCCGGCGGCTCGTCGGCGTTCTGGAGGTAGCCGTCGGGGCGCAGGGACACCTTGACCTTGGAGGTGACGGCCTTCACCGGCTCCCCGTCGCGCTCGACGGTCACCGTCACGCGGAAGCCGATGACGCGGTCGTCCTCCTTGGTGTGGGGCACGACCTCCGCCTGGGCCGTGTCGTCCATGTGGAAGGCGTGCAGGATGCGCGTGTCGAGGTCGACGATGTCCAGCCCGAGCCCGAACTCCTCGTACAGCCCGCGCGCCGGGAGGCCGGCCGTGCGGAAGTGGTCGAGGACGGCCTCCTCCACCATGTAGTTGACGTGCTTGAAACCGATCCAGGTGCAGATGTTGGAGCCCTCGTAGCGAGGACGGACGGTCACCGTGGACGTCGTCTCCAGCAGGGCCTTCAGGCCCGTGGTCAAGGCGGTGTCGGTCAGTGCGGTCATCAGTTGTACTCCAGAGCTGACAGGTGTCCCGGCCGGGCCGGGACACTGACGTCGTGTATGAGTGCGTTGGTCAGGTCGGCGAAGACCTCGGGCCGCTCCACCATGGAGAAGTGGCCGGTGTCGTCCAGGACGTGCACCGAGGCGTCCAGCAGCGCCTCGCCCAGCGCGAGCGCGTCCCGGGGGAAGGCCGCGAAGTCGTCGGCCCCCGCGATGATCCGGACGGGCAGGCGCATGGCCTGCGTGCGCAGGGTGGGCGTCTTCAGGTAGGTGTCGAAGAAGCGCATCCAGCCGTGGCAGCCGACGCGGTCCCGGACCTTCAGCGCCATGAGGTGCTGGACGTCCTCGGAGAGCCGGCCCGCCGAGCGGACGCGCACACCGTCCTCGAGGATCTTGTCGAAGTGGTTGAGGTAGTAGGAGATCGTGTCCCAGGCGAAGTCCTCCGCCGCCGCCCGGTAGAAGGGCGAGGCGAGCACGACCCCGCGCGGGGACGCGACGTCCGCGTCCGGCGCGTCGCACCGGGCGTCGAGCCAGCCCAGGAGGGCGCCCGCCCCGAAGGAGTGCGCGACGACGACGTCGGGACCGCCGGGGACCGCGCGGATCGCCCGGTCCGCCCAGGTGGCCGGCGCGGGCTCCCACCAGCCGTCCACTCCGGCGCCGCGCCAGGGCAGGTCCGCCGTCCACACCTCGCACGCCGGGTCCAGCAGCGGGAGGAGCGCCTCCCAGGAGCTGGAGCTGCTCGCCAGGCCGTGGAGCAGCAGGACGCGCGGTGCGTCCTGCGTCCCGGCAGCGGCGGCCCGGGCCCGTCGCACGACGACGGGTGCGTCCTCGGGGACCGGCGGACCCGCGCTCATGCGTCGCCCTTCACCGCTCGCAACACCAGGCCGGCCACCGCGTCGGAGCTGTCGTCGCCGTTGGTGAGCAGGGCGACGCCGAGGCCGTTCCCGGCGAAGCCGCCCACCGCGGCGGCGCACTGGGCGACGCCCAGGGCACCGGACGCGTGGCCGATGTTCCGGCTCAGATCGTGCCGGGCGAGGCCGTGCGTCGCGGGGACGGGCAGCTCGGCGTCGAAGCCCTGCGGGGTGAACCAGACGTCGGCCCCGGTGTCGTCGGGCAGCAGCGCCGCGACGCACTCGGCCACCGACCCGCCGCGGGTGTACGCGCCGAGCTCGGCCAGCGGGACGACGCCTCGCTCGCGGGCGTCCTCCGCCCGCTCCAGGACGACGGCGACGGCACCGTCCAGCACGTCCTGACCCGCGTGGCCGGTCAGTGCGTCGGTCACCTCGTTGTGGGTCTCCACACCGATGACGACCGTGCGGGCCGCGCGGCCGGAGGCGATGAGGCTCGCACCCCACCGCACCGCGTCCAGGCCGCTCGTGACGCCGTTGCACAGCATGAGGTTCGGCCCGCGCAGGGCGAACCTGATGGCGACGGACGACGCCACCACGTTGCTGGACGCGTTGGGCAGGCCCATCGGGCTGATCCCGTCGACCGACTGCTCGGCGATCTCGGCGGCCGTCCGGCAGACGGTGTCGAGGTTGCCGAGGTTGGAGCTGGCCACGACGGCCGTGGAGGCGCCGAGCGCGCACGTCTCCGACTCCTCGGTGATCAGCCGGGCCTCCCGCAGGGCGTCCCGCGCGGCGGCGAGGGCCAGCTGGGTGGCCCGGTCCTTGTAGCGCAGCCCCTTGCGGCCGATCCGCTCCGCCGGGGAGACGGCGTCGGCGCCGGGCTCGGTGCGGAGCAGGTCCGCGGCCTCCGTCACCCCGGGCAGGGCCAGGCCGATGCCCGTGACGTGCACACCGTTCGCGCTCATGCGTCCGTCCTCTCCACGATCGCGACCGTGTTGACGCCGCCGAAGCCGAAGGCGTCCACCTGCGCCAGCGTCAGGCCGGGCGCGTGCAGGGCCTCGTCGCGGACGAAGCGGAACCGGTCGGCCTCCGGTACGGGCTCCTTCAGGCCGACGGTGGCCGGCACGCGGCCGGTCGCCATGGCCCGCAGCGCGACGATCAGGCTGAGCAGCCCCGACCCTCCGGAGGTGTGCCCGGTCATCGACTTCAGAGCGGTCATCAGCGGAACGTCGGCGTCGCTCCCGAACGCGGCGGAGATGGCGGTCGCCTCCGTCTCGTCGTTGAGCAGCGTCCCTGTGCCGTGCAGCATGACCAGGTCGATGTCGACGGGCTTGACGCCCGCCTGGTCGTGCGCGGCGCGGACCGCCTCGGTGATGCCGGCGGCGTCCGGTGCGGTGACGTGGTGGGCGTCGCAGTTGACGCTGACGGCACGCAGCCGGCCGAGCGAGGTGCCCGCCTCGTCGGCGGACTCCCGGCGCAGCACCACCGCCGCCGCGCCCTCGCCCATCAGCACGCCCTTGCGGTCGCGGTCGAAGGGCTGCACCTGCCGCGGCGGCTCCATGTGCACCCGGTCCAGCAGCCCGTGCATGCTCTCGGTGAGCGTGTCCACTCCGGCGACGATCACGTGGTCGGCCTCACCGGCGTGCAGCATGTCGGCACCCAGCGCCAGAGCGTGCAGCGAGGCGGAGCAGGCGTTGGAGAACGTGTAGCTCTGGACGGTGCCGAACCGTTCCCGCAGCGCGGTGCCGAAGTGCAGCCGGTCGATGCTGAAGTCGGCACCGTCCCGCCAGCCCAGCTCGGCCGACCGCAGCTCGCGCAGACCGGTGCCCACCAGGACGGGCACGTCCCGCAGGTCCTGGTCGATGCCGGCCTGCCGCGCCGCCTCCTCGACGACGTGCAGCAGCCACCGGGTCGCCCGGTACGGCTCGTCGGCGCCGGGCTCCGGCCGGTCGTCGATCTCGTAGGCGTGCCGGGCCCGGTACCGCTCCCGGTCGAACCCGCGCAGCTCGGCCAGACCGCTGCGCCCCTCGCACAGGGCGTCGAAGACCTCGTCCACACCGGAGCCGATGCTGGCCATCGCCCCGGCGCCGGTCACCAGGACGCTCATGACACTCCTCCCGGGAGTGCGCGGCGCACGTTCACTGCTGCCCCTCGTACTTGCCGTAGATGACGACGGAGTTGTTGCCCCCGAAGGCGAGACCGTTGTTCTGCACGACGCGCAGGTCAGCCTCGACCGCCTGGTTGGGCACGCAGTCGACCGCGCACTCCGGGTCCGTCTCGACGTGGTTGATCGTCGGGGGGATGAACCCCTCGGTGATCGCCAGCGCACAGGCGATGGAGGCCAGCGCGCTGGCGGCGCCCATGCTGTGGCCGATCATCGACTTGATCGAGACGGTGCGGGGCGGCTCGTCGCCGAAGACCCGGCGGATGGCGGCGGCCTCCGTCACGTCGTTCGCCTTCGTGCCGGTTCCGTGGGCGGAGATGAAGTCCACCTCGGACGGCTTGACCTCGGCGTCGTCCAGCGCCAGCTGCATGCACCGGGCGACGCTGTCCTGGTTGGGCGCCACGGGGTGGTACGCGTCGCAGTTCAGCCCGTAGCCGAGGACCTCCGCGTAGATCCGGGCGCCCCGGGCCAGGGCGGACTCCAGGCTCTCCATCAGCAGCACGCCGGCGCCCTCACCCGTGAGGATGCCCTGGCGGTTGATGTCGAAGGGCTGACACCGTTCGGGTGCGATCGTCCCGAGCCGGTAGAACCCGGTGAACGTCTTGCGGCACAGCGCGTCGGCGCCGCCGCACAGGGCGTACTCCACGTCACCGCTGCGGATCGCGTCGTACCCGTAGCCGATGGCGTAGTTGCCCGCGGCGCACGCCGTGGGCAGGGTGACGGCCTCCACATGCCGGAGGCCGAGCTCCTGGGCGACGGCCGCGGACAGCCGTCCGGCGGGAACCCGGCGCGCCACCGTCGCGTCCATGGCTTCGGGGCCGTGACGGACCTCCGACTCGACGAGCTGGTCCAGATCCCTGGACTCGCCGTCCGTCGTGCCGACGGACGTCAGACAGCGCCGCAGTCGCAGGTCGTCACTGTCCAGCCCGGCGTCGGCGACGGCCATGCGTGCCGCCGAAACGGAGAACTGGCTGGCGCGCCCGAGGCTTTCGGGGTCGAGCCGGTGGATCCACGCGTTCGGGTCGAACGTCTCGATCTCGCAGCCGACGGCGTGGTCGAATCCCGTGGTGTCGAACGCTGTGATGGGTTTTGCCGCACTCCGCCCGGAGCGCAGCCCGGAAAGGAAATCAGCGGTACCGATTCCTATGCTGGAAACCGCTCCGAGCCCTGTGATGACGACCCTGCGGGCCGATGCGTCGAGCATGGTTCTCCCCGATTCCGTGACTTACCAGCCGGCGGCTTCGGAAACGACCTCGTAAACGCCCTTCAGGTTCACCATGCGACCCAGTTCGGACTGGTCGATGACCACGTTGAACGTCTTCTCCAGCGACGCGAGGATCTCGATCGCGCGGAGCGAGTCCGCGTTGTGGTCCTCCTTGAACAGGCTGGTTTCCGTCACCTCTTCGGGCTCCAGCTCAAGGATGTCGCAGACGATTTCACTAATCTTTTCCTGGCGCTCGGCAACCACCGTGCTCATAGCCTGTTCCTCCGTTTATGCGAAGACCCTCTGACAGCCTCAACTCTAGGATCGATCGAGCCTCGATCCAAAGGTTTGTCCGCTAACTGCCAAGGCCATGTGCTGGTAACTCCCCGGACACCTTTCGGCGAAAAAAGCTGCCACCCCGGGGGCGCTACCGACGAGTAGGAGGCAGGTCGATGCCGGACCCTCGGCATTTCCCACGGCGCCGGCCACCGGACATGACGAGAGGGGCCCACCGGTTCTGGCGGGCCCCTCTCGGGGTACCTCGGTCGTGAGCCCGGCCCACCGTCCGACAGGCGCTACTCGGGCTCGGTCCCGGTGGAGCGTTGACACCCGGATCCGTCGAAGAGCGCGGGGCGGTTCGCCCCGTCCGGGAGCAGGGCGTCGATCATGCGGTCCGGCTCCCGCTTGAACGCCTCGTTCGGCCAGGCCGACGACCGGGGCTCGTCACGGGAGGGACGCTGTTCGTACACCGGGCACTCCGGATCTCGGACATCGACGCGTCAACTCCTGCGCGCCGAGACCTCACCCCGGTGTCCGCCTCCTGCCTTGAGCAGCCCGGCCCGAGCGGCCAGGGCTCCGGCCTGGAAACGCGACTTGGCACCCAACTCGTTCATGAGCGCGGCCACATGACGGCGATAGGTGCGCACCGACATGCCGGCCTCCTTGGCCGCGGCGTCGTCCGTGAAACCCCGGCCCAACAGGTCCAGAACCCTCAGGACGTTCCGTCGCCGGGCCGCGTCGGCGGTCGCGCTGAAATACGCGGGATCGGTGGCCTCGAGTCGGCCCGTGCTCTCCAACAACTGCTGCAGGGTGACCGCGACCGTGGTGTCGTGGACGACGATTCCCTTGGAATCGTCACGGCTTTCCGCGTCACCGTTCAGGATGACGACCATCTCCTGGTCCACTATGGCCAGGCTTCGCTGCACCGGGCCCTCGACGACGACCTGTGGTCGGGCTCCCCTGAGGTACCGGAACAACCCTTCACCTCCGAAGGGTGCCGGCGGGCAGACTAAGGTGACGTGCACTCCGTGATCGACGAGTTGTGACACCGTCCTGGCCACAATCCGCAGACGTTCCTCCACGCCCCCACCGCTGCTTCCCGGAGGGGAATCCGCCAGGCACCAGGTCACCGTGTGTTCCGCTGTCAGAACGATTCGGGTCATCCAGCGAATCGAGGAGTCGGGGCCGGCGGGCGCCGTCGTCCCGATCGCCCGGGCCGCGCCCATCCTCGCCTCGCCGGCTCCGCCAGGAGCCGGCCCCTCGTCGGGAAACATCTGTCTGAGTTGCCCATCCGGCGAAAGATCTCCGACGGGCCGCACATGAGCATGCAACAAAATTCAAGCCCCCGTTGCTCGGCCGCAAAGTTTCAGCGGTTTGCCGCAATCCTTCCACTCGCGTGTCGCCAAGGATCCAAGACTGCCGAAACCAGAAACTACTCGGAAGTAATTTCCGATGAGCGCCGATGACTCCCCATCCGGCGCCCGATGCTACCTTTTCCCAGGCGAAAGACTACCACGCGCCGAGCGGTCCGAGTTGGTTGCCAATTGAATGAACTGAGGCCTCCCCAACCGGCGAACGGCACCGCACCGCCGGAATGACACGACGCTTTCCAGCGGAAGAACAGCAGACTCCGCCCAGGAAGTGAAGACACCTGAGAGCCGCCTTCGGTCTCCCCAATGGCAAGTACTTGCCAAGACCTCCGAGAACGCTTGTTCCGGCAGCGCGCCCATCAGCAAAATTACCGGCGAGTTCAGAAACGTCCCACCGACTGACACCGCCGACGTGTCAGCTTCCGGCCACCCACGACAGCCCGTGGCAAGCCGACCGCCGCGGCCGGCCAGGGCCGCCGTCCTCGAGGAGTCAGAGTCGTGACCGCAGCAGAGCCCGCGTCGGGCCCACCGACCGGCACCTCCGAACCGTCCCCCACCCCGGCGCAATGGCTGGCCCTGTCCGTGCTCATCCTGGCCCAGCTGGCCGTATGGCTGGACAACACCATCCTGAACGTCGCGCTGAAGACGCTCGCCGACCCCGAGGAGGGTCTTGGGGCGACACCGAGTGAACTGCAGTGGAGCATCAGCTCCTACACCCTCGTCTTCGCCGTGCTCCTCTTCACCGGGGGCGTCCTGGCCGACCGCTACGGCCAGCGCAGGATCCTCCTCATCGGCGTGGGCGTCTTCGGCGTCTGCTCGGCCTGGGCCGCCTGGTCCGACTCCCCCACCGAACTGATCGTCGCCCGGGGCGCGATGGGCATCGGCAGCGCCATGATCATGCCGGCCACCCTCTCCCTCATCTCGCAGGTCTTCGGCGCCGCGCACCGGGCGAAGGCGATCGCCATCTGGTCCGGGTGCAGTGGGCTGGCCATCGCCGCGGGCCCGCTGATCAGCGGCGCCCTGCTGGAGCACTTCTGGTGGGGTTCCGTCTTCCTGGTCAACGTGCCGCTGGTCCTCCTGGTGGTGGCCGGTGCGCTGGTCTACCTGCCGGCGGCGAGCGCGCGGGACCGGCGCACGTTCGACCCGCTCGGTGTGCTCCTGTCGACCCTCGGCGTCTTCGCCGTCGTCTACGGGATCATCGAGGGAGGCCACCGCAACGCCTGGCTGGAGTGGAACGTCCTCGGGTTCATCGTGGGCGGCGTCGCGCTGCTGTGCGTCTTCGCCTTCGTCGAACTCCGCGCCGCCAACCCGAGTTTCGACATCAGGCTCTTCCGCAACCGCCAGTTCTCCGGCGCGAGCGTGGCCATCATGCTGACCTTCTTCGGGCTGACCGGGTCGCAGTACTACGCGACCTTCTACCTGCAGGGCCCGCGCGAGCAGACCCCGTTCGAGGCCGGCATGACGCTGGCCCCCGTCGCCCTGGGCGTCCTGGTCGGCGCCCCCCTGGCTGCGGCCCTGGTCAAGCGATGGGGCGCCCAACGCGTCGTCACCGCCTGCATGCTGACCGCCGCGGCCACGTTCTTCGCCTACGTCTTCTTCGACGCGAGCACGCCGCTGCCGTGGTTCTGGCTGCTGCTCGTCGTGCAGGGGATCGGGCTCGGTGGCTGTGTCGCTCCGACCACCGAGATCATCATCGCGGCGCTGCCCGCCGACCGTACGGGTGTCGGCTCGGCGGTCAACAACTCCCTCCGCCAGATAGGCGGCGTGCTCG contains the following coding sequences:
- a CDS encoding acyl carrier protein; translation: MSTVVAERQEKISEIVCDILELEPEEVTETSLFKEDHNADSLRAIEILASLEKTFNVVIDQSELGRMVNLKGVYEVVSEAAGW
- a CDS encoding MFS transporter, which gives rise to MTAAEPASGPPTGTSEPSPTPAQWLALSVLILAQLAVWLDNTILNVALKTLADPEEGLGATPSELQWSISSYTLVFAVLLFTGGVLADRYGQRRILLIGVGVFGVCSAWAAWSDSPTELIVARGAMGIGSAMIMPATLSLISQVFGAAHRAKAIAIWSGCSGLAIAAGPLISGALLEHFWWGSVFLVNVPLVLLVVAGALVYLPAASARDRRTFDPLGVLLSTLGVFAVVYGIIEGGHRNAWLEWNVLGFIVGGVALLCVFAFVELRAANPSFDIRLFRNRQFSGASVAIMLTFFGLTGSQYYATFYLQGPREQTPFEAGMTLAPVALGVLVGAPLAAALVKRWGAQRVVTACMLTAAATFFAYVFFDASTPLPWFWLLLVVQGIGLGGCVAPTTEIIIAALPADRTGVGSAVNNSLRQIGGVLGVAVLGTVLVSVYRDQITPDLAQLPPAAAEPAENSAEGARFVAEQLNLPGLVESANRSFLEAMHVTTVIGAAMAAIGAVIIWFTLAKHRAADPKEPARAEEDGVDAAV